Proteins co-encoded in one Garra rufa chromosome 21, GarRuf1.0, whole genome shotgun sequence genomic window:
- the LOC141295387 gene encoding calpain-8-like gives MALPVKCLDVHDAGTLTNPSKFMGQDYQQLLQQSLSSNQLYTDELFPPNNSSIGDMCHKQNKIDWSKVVWKRPSELVTNPCFVVDGVSRFDYKQGHLGNCWFLAPVGALTFQKEVTNQVFPSEQSFSNNYAGIFHFKFWRFGEWIDVVIDDLLPTFNEKLFFVHPKTSNEFWPALLEKAYAKVCGSYADLEAGRRSEAMLDFTGGVHLHFVLDEAPAYLWSIMDRAARARSLICSGTHKEEPQKLLPSSGLVSGHAYTVTGVSRVISNRHPVKLVRLLNPWGRKEWTGDWSDKSPLWDTICGEEKKKCHEDLDNGEFWMSMEDYTKFFKSMDICCVSPDFLERSPVFHWKSLCSTGEWTESTAGGSMKELDTFWRNPQYRVRIEELHEDCPHKDDENIVVSLIQNHKTRHRKDQTHYNIGFYVFALGSTSKSSPQPISEVSVVTVFQGKKPETFSLRKGIEPLSTFCQNQMWKKAGGILRHTPYFRGSRDLMVGESDCNPKVAGMNDFKGYNFVVESRPMPIQKKPWTEILSLERDHQSLQKYQEKSGDPVNCEPVKGEQGKPFDRTKPVAEFFAYRREVMKFLRLEPGEYLIVPCTENPGETASFVLSIFSKHEALFVTAIETVVCKFREVWVKSAAFEHYIPFCILLFPHLNLNLLLDPACSRGCPNSVLEGRCSTLAPVA, from the exons ATGGCTCTTCCTGTAAAGTGCCTTGATGTACATGATGCAGGGACTTTGACTAACCCTTCAAAGTTCATGGGTCAAGACTACCAGCAACTGCTCCAACAATCTTTAAGCAGTAACCAGCTCTATACTGATGAGTTGTTCCCACCTAACAACAGCTCTATTGGTGATATGTgtcataaacaaaacaaaatagacTGGAGTAAAGTTGTGTGGAAGAGGCCATCT GAATTGGTCACAAACCCTTGCTTCGTTGTAGATGGAGTATCCAGGTTTGACTATAAACAAGGGCATTTAG GAAACTGCTGGTTTTTGGCACCGGTTGGGGCTCTAAcctttcaaaaagaagtcacaaACCAAGTCTTTCCATCTGAACAGTCATTCAGCAACAATTATGCAGGGATATTCCACTTCAAG TTCTGGAGATTTGGAGAATGGATTGATGTTGTCATTGATGATCTATTACCAACATTCAATGAAAAGCTATTTTTTGTTCATCCAAAAACATCAAATGAGTTTTGGCCTGCTTTGCTGGAGAAAGCATATGCCAA GGTGTGCGGATCTTATGCAGATCTAGAGGCTGGCAGGAGATCTGAAGCTATGTTAGATTTCACTGGTGGGGTGCACTTGCACTTTGTGCTGGATGAAGCTCCTGCTTATCTGTGGAGCATTATGGATCGTGCAGCCAGGGCACGATCGCTCATATGTTCTGGTACTCATAAGGAG gaACCACAAAAACTTTTGCCATCCAGCGGCTTAGTAAGTGGTCATGCTTACACTGTGACAGGTGTTTCCAGG GTCATAAGTAATAGACACCCAGTTAAGTTGGTGAGACTTTTGAACCCTTGGGGACGCAAAGAGTGGACAGGAGACTGGAGTGACAA ATCACCTTTGTGGGACACTATATGTGGGGAGGAAAAGAAAAAGTGCCATGAAGATTTGGACAATGGAGAGTTCTG GATGTCAATGGAGGATTACACTAAATTCTTCAAAAGCATGGATATCTGCTGTGTGTCTCCTGATTTTCTGGAAAGATCCCCTGTATTTCATTGGAAATCACTATGTAGTACTGGCGAATGGACTGAAAGCACAGCTGGTGGATCCATGAAAGAATTGG ACACTTTCTGGAGAAACCCTCAGTATCGAGTGAGAATTGAGGAACTTCATGAGGACTGTCCTCATAAGGATGATGAAAACATAGTGGTGTCTCTCATCCAGAACCACAAGACAAGACACAGAAAAGACCAAACACACTACAACATTGGTTTCTATGTTTTTGCG CTGGGCAGCACATCCAAGTCCTCTCCTCAGCCCATCAGTGAAGTATCCGTGGTCACAGTCTTTCAAGGCAAGAAACCAGAGACTTTTTCTCTTAGAAAGGGTATCGAGCCACTTTCTACTTTTTGTCAG AACCAGATGTGGAAGAAAGCAGGGGGCATACTTCGGCATACTCCATACTTCAGGGGCAGCCGTGACCTAATGGTTGGAGAGTCAGACTGTAACCCTAAGGTTGCAG GAATGAATGATTTCAAAGGGTACAACTTTGTGGTTGAGTCACGTCCTATGCCTATTCAGAAGAAACCGTGGACCGAGATTTTGAGTCTAGAACGTGACCATCAGAGTTTACAGAAATACCAGGAGAAG AGCGGTGACCCGGTGAATTGTGAGCCGGTGAAAGGTGAGCAGGGGAAGCCCTTTGATCGCACAAAACCTGTGGCAGAGTTTTTCGCATATCGAAGAGAAGTGATGAAATTCCTCAGGCTGGAGCCAGGAGAGTATCTGATTGTACCATGCACTGAGAATCCTGGTGAAACTGCCTCTTTTGTCCTGTCTATTTTCTCAAAACATGAGGCACTATTTGT